The Winslowiella toletana region CCGTACCGCTGTCCTCTTTCAACATATCGAGGAACAGATCGACCGCCTTGTCCTGCTGATTTGAAAGCAGGAAGTTTACGCCGGTAACGTAGTCTCGAGACAGACGGCTCGCTTCCTGTTGCTTATCCTGTTGCGCACTCCGGCGCCCCATGTACCAACCATAGGCGGCAGCAACGGGCAGTAACAGAAACAGCAATTCAAGCATGAGTGGTTATTCCTTGACGGCAGGAACGCGTGACGTTGTCACCGCTGCATCTGCCTCGCCCAGCTGCTGCTGAAGGCGTTTGAGCTTGCGTTGGGAATTTGCCAGTGCAACGCGCACACGCAGCCAGAACAGACCGCAAATCGCCCAGCCGAGTAAAAAACCAACCGCAAACAGTGTGGCCAGCAGGGTGGAAATTCGGTACTCGCCCGCCGCCAGCAGGTAGTTAAATGATACGACCTGATCGTTATGTGCACCCAGCGTCACCGAGATGACAAAAATCACCAAAACCAGTAAAAAAATCAGCAAATATTTCACGTTTTGTCCCGTAATTTGGTGTTAACCAAAGAATTATGCCAAAAAATTCGAGCGGATGCTGCATGTTAACAGTTAAAACATCCGGTCCTGCAGGAATAAGCCCCCGGCCCCACACTCTATTGAATGGTTATGGGGGCGCAATGAGCCTTTTTCAATTACCGGCGGCATCTTCACGCTGAGCTATCTCACGCTGCTCCTGCGG contains the following coding sequences:
- a CDS encoding LapA family protein, which produces MKYLLIFLLVLVIFVISVTLGAHNDQVVSFNYLLAAGEYRISTLLATLFAVGFLLGWAICGLFWLRVRVALANSQRKLKRLQQQLGEADAAVTTSRVPAVKE